The genomic stretch CCATGCCAAATCAGCAGCATTTCCGTACCGGACTCATTACCTTTTCCATTCCTATCTTACTTGCATCACTCAGTACCAGCATTGTTAATATTTCAATTCCCACGCTGGTATCCAGTTTTCAGCAAAGCTTAAATGGGGTGCAATGGGTCATTGTGGTGTATTTAATCAGCATGATGAGTAGCAGTGTGATCATCGGTCAATATCTGGATCAGCATGATCGTCGTCAAATACTGATGGGTGGCATTGTCCTGTTTATGTTGAGTGCCCTCTGCTGTGCCCTTGCACCTAGTATCGGCTGGCTGATTTTTTACCGTGCATTACAAGGAATTGCCGCAGCGATGATGCTGAGTTCGGCCATGTTGCTGTTCATCAGCTATCAAGCAGATCCCAATTCAGCCCAAGCCATGGGCTGGATCGGGAGTCTATCCGCGGTCGGAACTGCACTCGGACCAACGCTAGGTGGTGCTTTGATTGGATTTGCAGGATGGCCTGCAATTTTTTGGATAAATATTCCGATCGGTATTGCTGCACTGATCTTGATTTTTCGTCTTCCTCATTCAACCACTTCACCAGCAAGCCCCAAAGTCGTTCCCCCTAAAAAAACAGTGGACTGGCTCGCGATGCTACTGCTTAGCTTAAGTTTGATTACTTATGGCCTAGGTTTCAGCTTAGATCGACCATTGAATATCATTTTTCTTATTTGTAGTGCGCTCTGTGGTTATGGCTTTTATCGTATGCAACGTCGCAGTCTGCAACCGATGATTCCATTGAACTTGTTGAGCCGAGGATCGGTTTCAGCCGGTCTCTTGATCAATAGCCTGATGGCAACAGCGATGATGGCAACTTTGATTATTGGCCCATTTTATCTAAGCTTAGTTTTGCAGTTCCCCCCTGCCAAAATGGGTTTGGTGATGTCGGTGGGGCCGCTACTGGCTGCAAGCTTGGGCGTTCCTGCTGCACGTTGGGTCGATCATTTTGGGGTAAAAACCATCCGTACCTTTGCTTTAAGTTGTAGTGCGCTTGGATTCAGTCTATTTGTCCTATTGGCGCAACAACTCACGCTATGGAGCTATATATTGCTCATGGTATTCGTCACCATCGGCTATGCGCTGTTTCAAACCGCAAATAATACCGCACTGATCCTCATGCTTGAACCTAAACGTAAAGGTCTGATGACTGGTCTACTCAATTTGAGCCGTAACATTGGCCTGATCAATGGAACGGTGCTGATGAGTAGCATTTTCGCCTACAGCACAGGAAGACAAAACCTCGCAAGCTTCAGCGAATCATCTACAGCATCGGTCATCCACGGTTTTAGTTGGTGTTTTTCAATTACCGCACTATTGATGGGGATTTCCTTATTGATCAGTCTAAAACTGAAATCTGATCCCCCAAGCCAACAAACGAGTTCGATCTAATTGTTTTTCATCAAAAATACAGATCGTGCTAAAAAGCAGTCATCACAGCAGCTGGATTTATGCCAATCAGCTTAAAATGCCAATATTTGTGTTCATTGATTAACATTCATCAGCTAGATGCTTTTTATTTTGAGAAAATTGCTTAATTGTTAGCATTTAACGGGGCATCACAGCCAAAAGTAAAAAAGAAAATAAAAACGCTTGCAAGTTGAATTTTTTCATGTAGTATAATCGCAAACTAGGAAAAATCTTGTTTTGGTCAATTTTCTTTAAGTATCGCAGTTTTAGTCATAATCCTTCGTTTTTTCAGATTTAAGTTGCATTATTTTTTCAAAGTTATAAACCAGTCACCCAAAAAGTGGCTAAGATCTTCAAATTCAATAGGATATATTATGTCTAATACAATGAAAGGTACTGTAAAGTGGTTTAACGAAGCTAAAGGTTTCGGTTTTATTCAACCAGAATCAGGTCCAGACGTTTTTGCTCACTTCAGCGAAATCACTGGTTCAGGTTTCAAAACTTTAGCTGAAGGCCAACAGGTTACTTTCAGCATCGCTCAAGGTCAAAAAGGCCCGAACGCTGTAAACATTGTTGCTGAATAATCAGTAGCAAATAACAAAAAAAGCACGCTATAGTGCTTTTTTTGTTTTTGAGTTTTACCCATTCAGATCTCCTCTCTTTACTTCCCTCCTCAAATCCCCATCTTTAGCTAAGCTCTTCAATTCACAACATAATATTTAGATTTATTGGGCTGTATGTTATGGTCTTTGTTTCGATTCAGAGCGGCCGAACATGACACACCAACGTATTAATCCACCGACTGTATTTAACTCGCTGCAATATGGGTTTAGTCAAGCGGTTGAAACGCGAGGCACTCGCCAGTTATTTTTATCTGGTCAAGTGGGTGTCGACGTCGATGAAACAACTGTTACGGGCGGTATCAAAGCACAAACTCGTAAAGCTGTAGAGAATATTGAAAAAGTACTGCATGCTGCCGGAGCCGGTCTCAATCACGTTACAGTACTCCGGATTTATATCAAACAAGGCTGTGACAGTCCTGCTGAACAAGCTGAAATTTCTGAAGTTTTATTAGAAAAATTTGGTCAACACCCCCCTGCATCCTCTTGGATTATTGTAACTGGGCTGTCTTTACCAGAATGGCTCATTGAAATTGAAGCTCAAGCTGTTTTGAGCTAAGCAAGCAGATGTACTGGCATAATTCAATTGAGTTGTGTTGAAAGTTACAGACTCAATTTACACAGGCAGCAGATCATTCCAATGATGCTGCCTGTTTTTAAATCAATCAATATTGTCCCTAATACCAAGATTAGCAACTGCTAATCCATCTGTATTTTCATTCCCTTACGCATGAAGCCAGCACGCTTATAGGCACCAATCACCATATTACTATTACATGAAACAATACCTTCAAGTTTACCCAACTCTTCCGTGGTTAAACGCCACAAGTCTGCTAAGTCTTCACAAAGGACATGCCAGAAAAACTGTGATTCGCCACTAATTCCAAATAAACATCGAGTATTCGTTAGACTGACTAAGCTTTGTGCGATGGTTTGCGCATGCTGTGGTTGAATTTTTATCAACAGAATCGCTTCAACACTCAAACCCAAAATACTCGGCTCAAAATCAAGTCGAATTGAAAATGCATCTTCATTGAGTAAATCGTTGAGCATTTTTTGGCTCCGATGCTCACTCATTTGCATCTGTTCTGCCAATTGCTTAATCGACAAGCGTGCATCAAAAGACAAAAGGTGAATAAGCTTTAGTTCATCACTGCTTAAGTGCCGATCAGGATAATGCGTTGACAGAAGATCATCTGCTTTTCTGACACGACTCGCCCAAGTAAACGGCTTCAACACCACTTGGGTTTCAACCGTTTTAATATCTGAGCTGTTGTTAACAAAGTCATGCATCCAAACAGCAAGATCAGACTGTTTTTCTAAACCAATTTCTAAAAATATATCTGCCATCCCCGTGGTGATAAACAACACCCGAACCTCAGGCAAAGCAGAAAAAAACTGAGCAACCGCTTTTTCTTTGCCAAACAACACCCCGATCCAGACATGCACCGTAATGCCACGATTGACCACCAAAGGATTCAATTCAGCCACGGTACGAATATAGTGTTCTTCAAATAACTTGTTGACCCTTCTCGATAATTTCTTTTCAGGAATACCGGTACTCAAGCTCAAGTCACGCCAAGAACCGCGTGGATTGGCCATTAAGGCCGTTACACATGCCTTATCAACCTCGTCGATATGTTTTATCTCATTCATCATCATTGACACGTCTATAAATTAAATATAATCTCATATTGGGTCTACAAACCAAATAAATAATATATTTTCTGTCCACAATATGAATTATGAATATGGGAATAACTTATGGATGAGTTTAACAGAGATGAATCTGCATCTAAACCAGAAACTGTCTCACAGCGTAAAGTGATTATCGCGGGCAGCATAGGAAATGCCGTAGAGTGGTTCGACTGGACCATCTATGCAACCTTCGCCTTATATTTTTCTAAACAATTTTTCCCTTCTGACAACCCAACAGCGGCCTTGTTAGCGACCTTTGCAATTTTTGCAGTGGGTTTCTTTATGCGTCCATTGGGTGGCATTGTCATCGGTATTTTCTCAGATCGTTATGGGCGTAAAGCGGCCTTATCAGTCACCATCATTATGATGGCTGTTGGTTCCTTAATGATTGGTTTATCACCGACTTATTCTACGATTGGCATTGTGGCCCCCATTATTTTAGTGCTTGCGCGTTTACTCCAAGGGCTTTCTTTGGGAGGCGAGTTTGCCTCTGCTGCAACCTATCTCTCTGAAATGGCACCGGATCATCGTCGTGGTTTATATTCAAGCTTCATCTTCTTTAGTTCTGCGATTGGGATCTTGGCGGCATCAGGCTTGGCCTGGATCTTAACCTCTAGCTTAAGCAAAATCGAAATGAGCGAATATGGCTGGAGAATTCCATTCATCATTGGTGCAGTCGGTGGTTTGGTTGGACTCTGGATTCGTAAATCAGTGCCGGACAGTGAACTGACTGAACACAAACCAAAAGTTAAAAACCCAATTTTCAAACTGTTAAAGAACTACCCACGTGAAACACGTCGCATCGTTGGCATCTCGATTCTTACCACCTTTGCTTTCTATGTATTTGTAATCTACGTACCGACCTACGCCATTAATACACTGGGTGCTGACCCTAAAACGGCCTTTGCTGCAAATACCATTAGCATGGTGTTGTTTATGCTTTGCCAACCTTTGTTCGGCATGCTCTCCGATAAAATTGGTCGTAAACCACAACTGATCGTCTTTGCTGTTGGCTACTTACTCTTCTTCTATCCCGTGATTAAATGGATGGATGGCTCATTTAGCTCAATTTTATTGGCAGAGATGTTTGGTCTATTGCTCTATGCCTTATATACCTCAATTGGGCCGGCAGTAATGTCAGAACAATTTCCAACAGAAGTACGTGCTGTTGGTATTGGTGCACCCTACAACTTAGTCGTTGCCCTCTTGGGTGGAACCACACCTTATATGTTGACTTGGTTACAAAGCATTGGAAAACAAGACTATTTTTACTTCATCATTTTAGTCGGTGCTTTAATCACACTGATCACCTTTATCAAAATGCCCGAAACTGCCGGAAAAAAATTGGAAGATATTTAATGAACTTTTTAAATATGTCTGCATTAGACATGGCTCAGCACATCGCAAATGGCTCAACCTCATCTGTCGCTGTCACCCAATTTTTTATTAATCGGATCGAAAGCTTAGCTGAGTTAAATTGTATTTCTGATCTTTTTGCTGAACAGGCGCTCGCGCAAGCACAGCATTTAGATGACTTAACCGCGCAAGGAAAGGCCTGTAGTATTTTTCATGGCACACCGATTATTTTAAAAGACAGCATTGATGTTGCTGGGCACGTTTCACAGGCTGGTACGATCTATCTCTCTGAAAAAGCAGATACAGATGCCAGCTTAGTACAACAGCTGAAACAACTTGGTTTTGTGATTTTAGCCAAAGCCAAAATGACAGAACTGGCTTTTGGTCTCTCAGGGCAAAATCCACAACAAGGCACACCGCATAATCCGTGGGCGACACAAGTGGTCGCACCAGGGGGATCGTCTTCGGGTTGTGCAGTCGCAATTGCCGCGGGCCTTAGCCCGTTGGCGATTGGTGGAGACACTGGCGGATCAATTCGGGCACCTGCTGCCTTTAACGGTATTTTTGGTTTTAAACCATCACAGTTTCGCATCGATGGTTCCGGTACGGTGCCTTTGGCCAAAAGTCTAGATACGCTAGGACCGATGTCATTGCATTTTAATGACTTGGTTCAGCTGTATTTGCTGCTCAGCAACCAGTCACTTGCCAGCATGAGCGAAGCCATGGCACCAATCTATTATTTGGATCATTTGGATTTCCCTGCACCCTTAGCACCAGAAATTATGCTGCTTTGGCAAAAACTGCTTGAGGACTTGAGCTTACAAGGTGTTGTTTTAAAGCCATGGATACGACCACAAGAACTTGATTTTACGGAATTATCAGCCTTTACCTCAACAATCATTGCCTATGAGTCTTATCGCTATCATGGGGATGCTGCTGAAAATCCTGCGACGCCAATGTGGCAAGTGGTCCGTGAGCGTGTCTGCAAAGGCAAGTTGATTTCAGCAGACGAATATCAAACTGCTTTGCAGCAACGCACACATTATCAACAAATTTTTAAAGACAGTTTAGGCGACAACCTCTGTTTGTTATTACCCGCCAGCCCCTTGTTCGCCACCGATCTAGATGAGCTCGATACGAACTATGTGCATGTTGGCGATTACACTCGTCCGTTTAACTACTTAGATGCTCCCGCTTGCAGCTTTCCGATTGGTTTTAGCAAAGATCAACTGCCGATCGGGGTTCAACTGGTCAATGCCTTTGCTCAAGATCAGCAGTTATTGTCCCAAGCCCAACAGCTGATCCAACGTTTAAATATTGAAGCAAGCACTGCCGAACTCAATACTGCGCTGGTGATCTAATCAAAGAGGACTGACTTAACGTTATACGATGGGCTTGATCGCTAAATCAAAGCCCTCACTCGCTCAACCTTTGTGGCCAATCTCCCAATTGGCCACTTTTTTTATTTAAATTATGATAAAAATAAATGCTGAAATATAAAAATAAAAAACTAGGTTTAACGCTCAAAACTCATTTTACAATCGACCTATCTGGGTTAAGCTGCTGCTCTTGATTCAATTAAGTCACCCTCCCCATGTCCAGTGTTGACCGCAGCCCCCTCATCCGAGCACCGCAATGGCAGCTCTATCTCAAATTAATTGCAGTGGCATTTTTCTGGGGTGGAACCTTTATTGCTGGTCGTCATTTAGCACCTGACGTCCCTCCACATTTGGCTGCAATTGGCCGATTTGGGATTGCCGCAATTTTACTGGTGATTTTGGTTGTACGTAAACACGCTGGCTGGGTCTGGATTAGCCCCTCACAATTGCTGTATACCGCAATAATGGGATTCACTGGAATTTGCATCTACAACCTCTTCTTTCTTGGTGCACTCAACTATATAGAGGCTGGGCGCAGTGCCTTATTTGTCAGTTTATCGCCGGTAATGACCGTGGTTGCAGCAGCAATCATTTTTAAAGAAAAACTGTCCAAACTGAATTATTTTGGCGTCTTACTGGCCTTTTTAGGAACCATCATTGTGGTCAGTCGTGGGCAATTCAGTAGTTTATTGGATGGTGCCTTTGGACAAGGCGAAGCCATGATGTCTGGGGCCGTATGCTGTTGGGTGATCTACACCTTGTGTATTCGTAAAGTTGCGCCCTTATCCGCCCAGCTCACCACCACCTATGCGATTCTTTGGGGGCTGCTGTTTTTGCTGGTGAGTGCCATTCCACAATTAGAAAGTTGGCAAGCCATTCATATTTCAACGATGAATTGGTTGGCAATGCTATATCTTGGTGCCCTCGGTACGGTATTGGCCTTTGTCTGGTATGCACAAGGCATTGAACAGATTGGTGCATCACGTACGGTTATTTTCAACAATCTGGTACCTTGTTTTGCCGTGATCTTATCTTTTTTCCTCTTGAAAGAAACGGTTACATGGGCCATGCTGCTTGGCGGTATATTCTGTTTTGCTGGGGTCATTTTGACCAATAAAAAAGCCAAATCAGGGTCAACAGTACAGCATCAACAGGAATAACCCCCTTCGTATGAGCCAGATTTTTATTTCGCTATTCCCACTCCTCGCCCTGATCTTGGGTGGATATCTGCTGCATCATAAAAAAATTCTAGCCGATGGTTTTTGGTCTGGTGCTGAAAAGCTGAATTATTATATTTTATTCCCTGCCATGCTATTTAGTCAGTTGGCCACAGCCAATATTGATTTTGCGCTGGTACAAAGTCTGATGTTAGTTTTAGGGCTAGTCTTTGGGATCGCCTGTATTGCCTTATATCTCATCCGTGCCCTTTATCACACGCCTTCAGCACGTTTTGGCGTCTATATGCAAAGTGTCGTGCGATTTAATACCTATATTGCCTTGGCCGTGGTAGCCGCTTTATTTCAACAACCTGGGATGACCATTTTGGCCATTTGTTTGGCCATGAGTATTCCTGCGGTAAATATCGTTTCCGTGGTGGCATTGACTGATCCGGAACAAATGAGTTTTATTGCAATATTCAAAGCCTTAATCAAAAACCCACTCATCTTATCCTGTTTAATTGGGGCGCTATTTAATGCGTCTGGTCTGAGTCTTTGGGTCGGATTGAATCACCTGCTCCATCAATTGGCGATCTGTAGCTTACCGCTTGGCTTACTTTGCGTCGGTGCAGCACTGCAATTTGACCAGTTTAAAGCTGCGCTCTGGCCACTCTTTATCAACACCTTTGCGCGCTTACTGATCATGCCGGCCCTGGCTTGGCTGGTCTGCATCTATGTATTTGATGTCTCACTCTTGGTGATGCAAGTTGTGGTGATTTTCTTTGCACTCCCAACTGCATCCGCTGCATACATCCTGACCAAAGTCCTGAATGGTGACAGTCAACTAATGGCAGCAGTGATTAGCCTACAAACTCTCTGTGTCGCCTTTACTCTGCCCTTGGTGATTTGGTGGGTGATCTAATCTTGCCGTCAATTTAAGCAAGGTGGGCGATTGATTGTGATTGTTTCGCCCACATCTCAGCATCACCCTCGTCTCACTACGCTTTTTTCATACCCATTTTAAAACCAGTAAGCGAGCCATTTAAAATCACATAGGCAATTAATCCAATAATTAGACCCCAAAATGCCCCACCAATTCCAAACAAGTTAATATTTGCAGTGGCAGCTAAAAATGTAATTAATGCTGCCTCTCTGGTTTTCGGCTCAGCCAAAGCATTTGCCAAGCTCCCACCGATGGTGCCGAGTAATGCCAAGCCCGCCAAGGTCATAATAAAAGTTTCAGGTAAGGCCATAAAGATGGCAGCAAAGGTTACCCCAAACAATCCAACCAGTATATAAAATAGCCCTGCCACAATACCGGCAATCCAACGTTTTGATGGGTCTTCATGCGACTCTTTTCCAGTACAAATTGCAGCAGTAATCGCAGCCAAATTAAAGGCATGTGAACCAAATGGTGCCATCAGCAATGAACCCAAACCGGTTACGGTGATAATCGGATTGGCACTGGTTTTAAAGCCATCATTGCGTAAAACCAACATGCCAGGCATATATTGCCCAGTTAAGGTAATTAAAAATAATGGCAATGCCACACTCAGCAAGGCATTAAAAGAAAATGTTGGCATCGTAAATACTGGGGTCGCAAAACTTAATTGCACGCCAGATAAATCAATCCGTGTTTGCAGCAGCAATAAAATAATGCCCAATAATAAAATACCGACCACCGCATACCGTGCAGTAAAACGCTTCAATACAATATAAACCAAGACCAATAATCCGACCAATATAGGATCGACCGTCATACTGCTAAATGCACCAATGCCAAATTGCAATAAAATCCCTGCCAATAACCCCGCAGCAATACTGGCTGGAATAAAGCGAATCAGTTTTTCAAAATAGCCAGACCACCCCAATAGCACAAATGCAGCAGCAGACAGTAAATATGCTCCAATCGCTTCAGAATAGGGCACAGCAACCAGTGCGGTGACCAAAAATGCGGCCGCCGGGGTTGACCATGCGGTGATAATCGGTGCACGTGCCCACCAACTTAAAATAATGCCAGTAATCCCCACCCCAATCGAAATCGACCAGACCCAAGAGGCCGTGAGTTCAGGGCTTAACCCTGCCATTTTTGCCGCCTGAAATACCAAAATAAAGGTGCCGCCATAATTGACAATCACCGAGATGAGGCCTGCCACACTTGGGTGGATCAGATCATTAAAACGCAAAGAAGAGGATGAGGACATGTTCGGGCTTTACTCCATATTGATCGGTTGAGTGAAGATCAGAATGGCTATTGTAAAAGCACAATGGCTTGTATTACCCTACCATTTTAATCAAGATGAGCAGACCATTTGTTTAAGCACTCACAACTCGAATCGGTAAAGGTCTGCTTAGTCGCCCCTCAATATGCTGCCCTTCCACGCTACGCCCGGATTCAGCGTGCCATCCGTCAATTAATTTTGGATGGCATCCTCGATGTGGGAAAACCACTCCCTGCCTCACGTGCTTTGGCCAGTTCACTTGGTGTTTCACGTGATACAGTCGAGATGGCCTACAGCCAATTACATGCCGAAGGTTTTATTGAACGACGCATTGGCAGTGGGAGTGTGGTCTCCAAAAGAGTACAACGTCTGCCAAAACGCAATACGCACGGCACGCCAGCACAAACCCTCAGTCAACGTGGCATGCATATTTTTAAAAATGGTGGAGTTCGTGACTTTATGCAGCCGCGCCCCTTTGCACCGGGCGTTCCCGAAACACGACTATTTCCTTTACCCATCTGGGAGCGTTTACAACGGCAAGTACTCAAGGAATATGGCAGTAAAGCCTTATTGCACAGTCCACCCCAAGGTATCGAATGCTTACGACATGCCATTGCCGACTATGTCAATTTGGAACGCGGCGCACATGCAACGGCTGAACGGGTTTTGGTGCTGACCAGTTCACAACAGGCCATGAGCTTATGCGCACAATTATTACTCGATGTAGGTGATGCAATTTTTATTGAAGATCCGCTTTATCACGGCGCACGAAAAGCCTTCGATGCGGTTGGGCTCAATTGCATTCCGATTCCAGTCGATCAAGATGGCATTTCAGTCGACCAATTACGCCAAAGTCCACATGCAGCAAAAGCGGTTTTTCTCACCCCCTCACATCAGTTTCCAACTGGGGTCACCCTATCACTCGACCGCCGTTTGGCGATGATTGAATGGGCCAGCCAGCAACAGGCGTGGATTATTGAAGATGACTATGACAGTGAGTTCCATTATGCAGGCAAACCCACCGCTTGCGTACAGGGGCTAGATCCGCATGAACGGACCATCTACATCGGTACCTTTACCAAGTCATTGTTTCCGGGCTTGCGGATCGGCTATATGGTCTTGCCTTCTGTGTTGGTACAGCCCATGACCATCGCCCGAACCTTACTCGATGGGCATAGTGCACCGATTGCACAGCTGAC from Acinetobacter pullicarnis encodes the following:
- a CDS encoding cold-shock protein, encoding MSNTMKGTVKWFNEAKGFGFIQPESGPDVFAHFSEITGSGFKTLAEGQQVTFSIAQGQKGPNAVNIVAE
- the pdxR gene encoding MocR-like pyridoxine biosynthesis transcription factor PdxR, coding for MFKHSQLESVKVCLVAPQYAALPRYARIQRAIRQLILDGILDVGKPLPASRALASSLGVSRDTVEMAYSQLHAEGFIERRIGSGSVVSKRVQRLPKRNTHGTPAQTLSQRGMHIFKNGGVRDFMQPRPFAPGVPETRLFPLPIWERLQRQVLKEYGSKALLHSPPQGIECLRHAIADYVNLERGAHATAERVLVLTSSQQAMSLCAQLLLDVGDAIFIEDPLYHGARKAFDAVGLNCIPIPVDQDGISVDQLRQSPHAAKAVFLTPSHQFPTGVTLSLDRRLAMIEWASQQQAWIIEDDYDSEFHYAGKPTACVQGLDPHERTIYIGTFTKSLFPGLRIGYMVLPSVLVQPMTIARTLLDGHSAPIAQLTLARFIQGGHFGAYVRNMRMLYAERLNVLLQLIQQYLSDFVQPIIPSGGLQIPCIFRGEFIEHVLIEQAARVDIDLLGLSGLHALKPSQAGILMGFAAYTTEELTLAIQQLADIFKRLRV
- a CDS encoding MFS transporter; protein product: MDEFNRDESASKPETVSQRKVIIAGSIGNAVEWFDWTIYATFALYFSKQFFPSDNPTAALLATFAIFAVGFFMRPLGGIVIGIFSDRYGRKAALSVTIIMMAVGSLMIGLSPTYSTIGIVAPIILVLARLLQGLSLGGEFASAATYLSEMAPDHRRGLYSSFIFFSSAIGILAASGLAWILTSSLSKIEMSEYGWRIPFIIGAVGGLVGLWIRKSVPDSELTEHKPKVKNPIFKLLKNYPRETRRIVGISILTTFAFYVFVIYVPTYAINTLGADPKTAFAANTISMVLFMLCQPLFGMLSDKIGRKPQLIVFAVGYLLFFYPVIKWMDGSFSSILLAEMFGLLLYALYTSIGPAVMSEQFPTEVRAVGIGAPYNLVVALLGGTTPYMLTWLQSIGKQDYFYFIILVGALITLITFIKMPETAGKKLEDI
- a CDS encoding AEC family transporter, which encodes MSQIFISLFPLLALILGGYLLHHKKILADGFWSGAEKLNYYILFPAMLFSQLATANIDFALVQSLMLVLGLVFGIACIALYLIRALYHTPSARFGVYMQSVVRFNTYIALAVVAALFQQPGMTILAICLAMSIPAVNIVSVVALTDPEQMSFIAIFKALIKNPLILSCLIGALFNASGLSLWVGLNHLLHQLAICSLPLGLLCVGAALQFDQFKAALWPLFINTFARLLIMPALAWLVCIYVFDVSLLVMQVVVIFFALPTASAAYILTKVLNGDSQLMAAVISLQTLCVAFTLPLVIWWVI
- a CDS encoding MFS transporter — encoded protein: MPNQQHFRTGLITFSIPILLASLSTSIVNISIPTLVSSFQQSLNGVQWVIVVYLISMMSSSVIIGQYLDQHDRRQILMGGIVLFMLSALCCALAPSIGWLIFYRALQGIAAAMMLSSAMLLFISYQADPNSAQAMGWIGSLSAVGTALGPTLGGALIGFAGWPAIFWINIPIGIAALILIFRLPHSTTSPASPKVVPPKKTVDWLAMLLLSLSLITYGLGFSLDRPLNIIFLICSALCGYGFYRMQRRSLQPMIPLNLLSRGSVSAGLLINSLMATAMMATLIIGPFYLSLVLQFPPAKMGLVMSVGPLLAASLGVPAARWVDHFGVKTIRTFALSCSALGFSLFVLLAQQLTLWSYILLMVFVTIGYALFQTANNTALILMLEPKRKGLMTGLLNLSRNIGLINGTVLMSSIFAYSTGRQNLASFSESSTASVIHGFSWCFSITALLMGISLLISLKLKSDPPSQQTSSI
- a CDS encoding benzoate/H(+) symporter BenE family transporter, which codes for MSSSSSLRFNDLIHPSVAGLISVIVNYGGTFILVFQAAKMAGLSPELTASWVWSISIGVGITGIILSWWARAPIITAWSTPAAAFLVTALVAVPYSEAIGAYLLSAAAFVLLGWSGYFEKLIRFIPASIAAGLLAGILLQFGIGAFSSMTVDPILVGLLVLVYIVLKRFTARYAVVGILLLGIILLLLQTRIDLSGVQLSFATPVFTMPTFSFNALLSVALPLFLITLTGQYMPGMLVLRNDGFKTSANPIITVTGLGSLLMAPFGSHAFNLAAITAAICTGKESHEDPSKRWIAGIVAGLFYILVGLFGVTFAAIFMALPETFIMTLAGLALLGTIGGSLANALAEPKTREAALITFLAATANINLFGIGGAFWGLIIGLIAYVILNGSLTGFKMGMKKA
- a CDS encoding Lrp/AsnC family transcriptional regulator, whose product is MNEIKHIDEVDKACVTALMANPRGSWRDLSLSTGIPEKKLSRRVNKLFEEHYIRTVAELNPLVVNRGITVHVWIGVLFGKEKAVAQFFSALPEVRVLFITTGMADIFLEIGLEKQSDLAVWMHDFVNNSSDIKTVETQVVLKPFTWASRVRKADDLLSTHYPDRHLSSDELKLIHLLSFDARLSIKQLAEQMQMSEHRSQKMLNDLLNEDAFSIRLDFEPSILGLSVEAILLIKIQPQHAQTIAQSLVSLTNTRCLFGISGESQFFWHVLCEDLADLWRLTTEELGKLEGIVSCNSNMVIGAYKRAGFMRKGMKIQMD
- a CDS encoding DMT family transporter; translated protein: MSSVDRSPLIRAPQWQLYLKLIAVAFFWGGTFIAGRHLAPDVPPHLAAIGRFGIAAILLVILVVRKHAGWVWISPSQLLYTAIMGFTGICIYNLFFLGALNYIEAGRSALFVSLSPVMTVVAAAIIFKEKLSKLNYFGVLLAFLGTIIVVSRGQFSSLLDGAFGQGEAMMSGAVCCWVIYTLCIRKVAPLSAQLTTTYAILWGLLFLLVSAIPQLESWQAIHISTMNWLAMLYLGALGTVLAFVWYAQGIEQIGASRTVIFNNLVPCFAVILSFFLLKETVTWAMLLGGIFCFAGVILTNKKAKSGSTVQHQQE
- a CDS encoding amidase, which gives rise to MNFLNMSALDMAQHIANGSTSSVAVTQFFINRIESLAELNCISDLFAEQALAQAQHLDDLTAQGKACSIFHGTPIILKDSIDVAGHVSQAGTIYLSEKADTDASLVQQLKQLGFVILAKAKMTELAFGLSGQNPQQGTPHNPWATQVVAPGGSSSGCAVAIAAGLSPLAIGGDTGGSIRAPAAFNGIFGFKPSQFRIDGSGTVPLAKSLDTLGPMSLHFNDLVQLYLLLSNQSLASMSEAMAPIYYLDHLDFPAPLAPEIMLLWQKLLEDLSLQGVVLKPWIRPQELDFTELSAFTSTIIAYESYRYHGDAAENPATPMWQVVRERVCKGKLISADEYQTALQQRTHYQQIFKDSLGDNLCLLLPASPLFATDLDELDTNYVHVGDYTRPFNYLDAPACSFPIGFSKDQLPIGVQLVNAFAQDQQLLSQAQQLIQRLNIEASTAELNTALVI
- a CDS encoding RidA family protein; translated protein: MTHQRINPPTVFNSLQYGFSQAVETRGTRQLFLSGQVGVDVDETTVTGGIKAQTRKAVENIEKVLHAAGAGLNHVTVLRIYIKQGCDSPAEQAEISEVLLEKFGQHPPASSWIIVTGLSLPEWLIEIEAQAVLS